A part of Capsicum annuum cultivar UCD-10X-F1 chromosome 6, UCD10Xv1.1, whole genome shotgun sequence genomic DNA contains:
- the LOC107873648 gene encoding protein NPGR2 produces MENDNWVDKPGKARTSLKLRKMMKCFCSGEQLQIDDVVPSPDSLATKDYTTSLQSSRTGETEQNLDTGNIEEAESSLRENGALNYEEARALLGRYEYQKGNIEAALHVFEGIDITSVTTKMKVTLANRARTQKRRSQKYDTPPMSIHAVSLLLEAVFLKAKSLQALGRCKEAAQSCTVILDIVESSLPEGLPEKFGADCKLQETLSNAVELLPQLWILADAPKEAIMSYRRALLCQWNLDVQTNANIQKEFAIFLLYSGNEYIPPGLRFQRENSFVPRTNIEEAILLLMILLRKVTLQIIGWDTSIFDHLSYALSISGDLRALANQVEELLPRNIDLRERHHILALCYYGEGDNITALNLLRKLLSSAEDPTCVPDLLLASRICAESLECAEDGVKFAHRAIESLQGRCSQLMGVANYVLGLSLSALSRAVMTDTERVRIQSEALQSLESAGRLTKMNDSNVLYHLCVENAEQRKLDTALRYARFLLELEGGSTLKGWMLLARVLSAQKQFPEAETLIDAAIDQSGKWDQGELLRTKAKLQIAQGQVKNAIETYGQLLSVLQVQRKSFGEEGNLKKERDYNRSMELETWHDLASIYIKLSRWPDAEICLSKSEAISCYSASRLYISGLLHQSKGLYKAALTDFTNALAVDPDHVPSLISTAVVLRQIGNHSPATVETYLRGALRLDRMNASAWHNLGLLYKDEGSATEAAECFQAASSLEETQLIEPFR; encoded by the exons ATGGAGAATGATAATTGGGTCGACAAGCCGGGGAAGGCACGGACAAGTTTGAAGTTGAGGAAGATGATGAAGTGCTTCTGCTCGGGAGAACAATTACAGATAGATGACGTGGTTCCATCCCCTGACTCCCTTGCAACTAAGGATTACACAACAAGTCTCCAATCATCAAGAACCGGAGAAACTGAACAAAATCTAGATACTGGCAATATTGAAGAAGCTGAGTCATCTTTGCGCGAGAATGGTGCTTTGAATTATGAG GAAGCAAGGGCGTTGCTCGGAAGATATGAGTACCAAAAGGGAAACATAGAGGCTGCTCTACATGTGTTCGAAGGGATAGATATTACCTCAGTTACTACTAAAATGAAAGTCACCCTTGCCAACAGAGCTCGAACTCAAAAGAGACGTTCGCAGAAGTATGATACACCACCAATGTCCATACATGCTGTGAGTTTGCTCCTGGAAGCAGTCTTTCTTAAAGCAAAATCATTGCAGGCTCTTGGGAGGTGTAAAG AGGCTGCTCAATCATGCACTGTTATTCTGGACATTGTTGAATCTTCATTACCAGAAGGCTTGCCTGAAAAATTTGGTGCTGATTGTAAATTGCAGGAGACTCTCAGCAATGCTGTCGAGCTGCTTCCACAATTATGGATACTTGCAGATGCTCCGAAAGAAGCAATTATGTCATACCGTCGAGCTCTTCTTTGTCAGTGGAATCTTGATGTCCAAACTAATGCAAATATTCAGAAGGAGTTTGCGATTTTTCTTCTATACAGTGGAAATGAATACATACCCCCTGGTCTCAGATTCCAAAGGGAAAATTCATTTGTTCCAAGAACCAACATTGAAGAGGCCATTCTTCTCTTGATGATTTTATTGAGAAAGGTTACTCTACAAATTATAGGGTGGGATACTTCGATTTTTGACCATCTCTCATATGCATTATCTATCTCAGGTGACCTACGGGCTCTGGCTAACCAAGTAGAAGAGTTGCTTCCTAGGAATATAGATCTGCGTGAAAGGCATCATATTTTAGCTCTCTGTTATTATGGAGAAGGAGATAACATCACCGCCCTGAACTTGTTGCGGAAACTATTGAGTAGTGCCGAGGATCCTACTTGTGTTCCAGATCTCTTACTGGCTTCAAGAATCTGTGCTGAAAGCTTAGAATGTGCAGAGGATGGCGTAAAATTTGCTCACAGAGCTATTGAAAGCTTGCAAGGTAGATGCAGTCAGCTTATGGGTGTTGCAAACTATGTCTTAGGTCTTTCACTTTCAGCACTATCTAGAGCGGTGATGACAGATACTGAGAGGGTTAGGATACAATCGGAGGCACTTCAATCCTTGGAATCTGCTGGGAGATTGACGAAGATGAATGACTCCAATGTCCTTTACCATCTTTGTGTAGAAAATGCGGAGCAAAGGAAGTTGGATACTGCACTTCGTTATGCAAGGTTCCTTCTTGAATTGGAAGGTGGTTCTACTCTGAAGGGGTGGATGCTGTTGGCTCGGGTGTTATCAGCTCAAAAACAGTTTCCAGAAGCTGAAACTCTCATCGATGCAGCTATAGATCAGAGCGGAAAGTGGGATCAGGGAGAATTGTTGAGAACCAAAGCTAAGCTCCAAATTGCACAAGGCCAAGTGAAAAATGCTATAGAAACATATGGCCAGCTTCTTTCCGTTCTTCAGGTCCAGAGAAAAAGCTTTGGAGAGGAGGGAAATCTCAAG AAGGAAAGAGACTACAATAGAAGTATGGAGCTGGAAACCTGGCATGATCTTGCTTCTATCTACATTAAATTATCTCGGTGGCCAGATGCAGAGATCTGTCTTTCGAAATCCGAGGCCATCAGCTGTTACTCTGCTTCTAGATTGTACATTTCTG GCTTGCTTCATCAGTCGAAGGGCCTATACAAAGCTGCACTAACAGACTTCACGAATGCTCTTGCTGTTGATCCAGACCACGTGCCAAGTCTAATATCAACCGCGGTGGTACTTAGGCAGATAGGTAACCATTCTCCTGCAACTGTCGAAACTTATCTGAGAGGAGCACTGCGACTTGATCGGATGAATGCTTCTGCATGGCATAATCTTGGTCTGCTTTACAAAGATGAGGGATCAGCAACAGAAGCAGCTGAGTGCTTTCAAGCAGCTTCGTCACTGGAAGAGACTCAGCTTATTGAACCCTTCAGATGA
- the LOC107873650 gene encoding 60S ribosomal protein L23-like: MSKRGRGGSAGNKFRMSLGLPVAATVNCADNSGAKNLYIISVKGIGARLNRLPSACVGDMVMATVKKGKPDLRKKVMPDVIVCQRKPWRQKDGVFMYFEDNAGVIVNPKGEMKGSAITGPIGKEC, from the coding sequence ATGTCGAAACGAGGGCGTGGAGGTTCCGCTGGGAACAAGTTCAGGATGTCGTTGGGTTTGCCAGTGGCGGCAACTGTTAACTGTGCCGATAACTCTGGTGCAAAGAACCTGTACATCATTTCGGTGAAGGGTATTGGTGCAAGGCTTAACAGGTTGCCTTCAGCTTGTGTGGGTGATATGGTCATGGCTACTGTCAAGAAGGGTAAGCCTGATCTCAGGAAGAAGGTTATGCCTGATGTCATTGTTTGTCAGCGCAAGCCGTGGCGCCAAAAGGATGGTGTTTTCATGTACTTTGAAGATAATGCTGGTGTAATTGTGAACCCCAAGGGTGAAATGAAGGGTTCTGCCATTACTGGTCCTATTGGTAAAGAGTGCTGA
- the LOC107873647 gene encoding multiple organellar RNA editing factor 2, chloroplastic — MLTTTATTMAAASAAPFPSTSGELFANSGRVNTVHPPTFRRHSIPNSIRVGSPNSGRVNTTACKADSSNSDRINTIVCKANRSTYAGSPNSGRVNSNVLCKANRSAYSPLNSGSNYGGERPPTEMAPLFPGCDYEHWLIVMDKPGGEGATKQQMIDCYIQTLAKVVGSEEEAKKKIYNVSCERYFGFGCEIDEETSNKLEGLPGVLFVLPDSYVDPENKDYGAELFVNGEIVQRSPERQRRVEPVPQRAQDRPRYNDRTRYTRRRENTR; from the exons ATGCTCACTACAACAGCCACAACAATGGCCGCCGCCTCCGCCGCTCCCTTCCCGTCGACCTCCGGCGAACTCTTCGCTAATTCGGGTCGGGTCAACACCGTCCATCCCCCCACCTTCCGCCGTCACTCCATCCCCAATTCCATCCGGGTCGGGTCACCAAATTCGGGTCGGGTCAATACTACCGCCTGTAAAGCTGACAGCTCGAATTCGGATCGGATCAACACAATAGTATGCAAAGCTAACCGGTCCACATACGCAGGGTCGCCGAATTCGGGTCGGGTCAACAGCAATGTCCTTTGCAAAGCTAACAGGTCAGCATACTCGCCACTGAATTCCGGGTCGAACTACGGCGGCGAACGACCACCGACGGAGATGGCTCCACTATTCCCAGGATGTGATTATGAACATTGGCTTATTGTTATGGATAAGCCTGGTGGTGAAGGTGCTACTAAACAACAGATGATTGATTGTTACATACAAACATTGGCTAAAGTTGTTGGAAG TGAAGAAGAGGCCAAGAAGAAGATATACAACGTTTCCTGCGAAAGATACTTCGGTTTTGGATGTGAGATTGATGAGGAGACATCAAATAAGCTTGAAG GTTTGCCTGGTGTTCTCTTTGTCCTACCAGATTCATATGTTGATCCTGAGAACAAGGATTATGGAG CTGAGCTATTTGTGAATGGGGAGATCGTTCAAAGGTCACCTGAAAGACAAAGGAGAGTGGAGCCAGTACCCCAAAGAGCTCAAGACAGACCCAGATATAATGACCGAACACGTTACACAAGGCGCCGTGAGAACACGCGGTGA